The proteins below are encoded in one region of Nostoc sp. ATCC 53789:
- a CDS encoding WD40 repeat domain-containing protein, whose product MLSDYWFKGTPDPSSQKKTLIHRASIQFESEVIPPNPYQGLSSFKEEDTAFFFGREKFVNSLAEAAHYQPLVTVVGPSGSGKSSVVFAGLIPQLRAEGNWLIESFRPGNQPFDELALALVRQLEPELGKTEQVIKAAQLARSVKQSEVTLQQVVFQIFRFTSNKHLLLVVDQFEELYSLCQDKGEQERFVDTLLNIIHHKHVTLVFTLRADFYSYALSHRQFRDTLQQFTPQLLSSMNREELQAAIEQPAEKLEVQLEAQLTQRILDDVGKEPGNLPLLEFALTRLWSLQQNRVLTHQAYNEIGGVKRALVNHAEQIYQQLNKAQQKQTQRIFLQLVRPGEGTEDTRCVATRAEVGNDNWEIVSYLAGYQARLVVTGHDKKSGEDTVEIVHETLIREWITLREWINANRQFRIWQERLRITILEWKNSNYDSGALLRGVPLAVAEDWLKQRGLEISVPQQKFIEESLMLRDKERQERERQRRRVIVGLTCGLMLAFGLAGVAMWQRQEAQLKGLNDQLIAGSLSAEKLLTSNNDLEALVVAVKAGKILQSSKGISADTKIQTIATLSRVVYGVKEYNRLQDDSNRFIAVDFSPDGNTIASGNSDGTIKLWSKEGRELQTFKSHNDIVNSVSFSPDGNIIASGYSDGTIKLWSKEGRELQTFKSHNDRVNRVSFSPDGNIIASGYSDGTIKLWSKEGRELRTITLKGHSIFGSVIRISFSPDGNIIASGDSDGKIILWSKDGKELRTIKVTSDSFTPDSNTITSNGSIYMAIKPSKKQVAGGLYFPVVHQRDVSIISFSPDGNTIASGEVSGVIRLWNKDGKQLQTIKGHSNRVTSISFSPDGNTIASAALDGTIKLWYLENRVLRKTLESQSSSSVQSISLSPNGNIIASSQFNGIILWSKDGRELRTLENSNSSSSNISFSPDGNIIASGDMDGKIILWSKDGKELRTLKAHSKFVTSMSFSPDGNIIASGNDDGKIILWSKDGKELRTIKGHSSLVRSVSFSPDGNIIASGDMDGKIILWSKDGKKLRIIKGHSSVQSISFSPDGNIIAFGDDETIKLWSLRSKEPQVIRGHNSRITSISFSPDGNTFASASNDGIIKLWSKDGRELQTLNAPINQRADSRVKVSFSPNGKTLISASSEGEVILWNFDLEDLLNKSCDWLHDYLKNNPNVSKSDRRLCDSIK is encoded by the coding sequence CTGCTCTCAGATTATTGGTTTAAAGGAACACCTGACCCCAGTTCTCAAAAAAAAACGCTAATTCATCGTGCTTCAATTCAATTTGAATCAGAAGTTATTCCTCCCAACCCTTACCAGGGATTATCTAGCTTTAAGGAGGAAGATACTGCTTTCTTTTTTGGAAGAGAAAAATTTGTTAACAGTTTAGCTGAAGCAGCTCACTATCAGCCTTTAGTGACAGTGGTCGGCCCTAGCGGTAGTGGCAAGTCTTCCGTGGTTTTTGCGGGACTGATTCCACAGTTAAGAGCAGAAGGAAACTGGCTGATTGAATCATTTCGTCCAGGAAATCAACCGTTTGATGAGCTTGCCTTAGCATTGGTGCGTCAATTAGAACCGGAACTTGGTAAAACTGAGCAAGTGATTAAAGCCGCTCAACTGGCAAGAAGCGTGAAACAAAGTGAAGTCACCTTGCAGCAAGTTGTCTTCCAAATTTTTAGATTTACTTCTAACAAACATCTTTTATTAGTTGTAGACCAATTTGAAGAACTTTACAGCCTCTGTCAGGATAAAGGAGAACAAGAACGCTTTGTTGATACATTATTAAATATTATTCATCACAAGCACGTAACACTAGTTTTTACATTACGGGCAGACTTCTACAGCTATGCCCTTTCCCACCGTCAGTTTCGGGACACATTGCAGCAATTTACACCTCAACTGCTGAGTTCCATGAATCGGGAAGAACTGCAAGCAGCGATTGAGCAACCAGCCGAAAAACTAGAAGTGCAGCTAGAAGCACAGCTGACTCAACGAATTCTAGATGATGTGGGGAAAGAGCCTGGTAACTTACCATTGTTGGAATTTGCCCTTACTCGATTGTGGTCATTGCAGCAAAACCGAGTTTTAACTCACCAAGCTTATAACGAGATTGGGGGTGTGAAAAGAGCTTTAGTTAATCATGCAGAGCAGATTTATCAGCAACTAAATAAGGCGCAGCAGAAGCAAACACAGCGCATTTTTCTGCAATTAGTGCGCCCTGGAGAGGGAACAGAAGATACTCGGTGTGTAGCAACTCGTGCAGAAGTGGGAAACGACAATTGGGAAATAGTGAGTTATTTAGCAGGATATCAAGCACGTTTGGTTGTCACGGGACATGATAAGAAGTCTGGGGAAGACACAGTTGAGATTGTCCATGAAACGCTGATTCGAGAATGGATAACTTTGCGAGAGTGGATTAACGCTAACCGTCAGTTTCGCATTTGGCAGGAACGTTTAAGGATAACAATACTTGAGTGGAAAAATAGCAACTACGACTCTGGGGCTTTGTTGCGGGGTGTACCTTTGGCTGTAGCGGAAGACTGGTTAAAGCAACGGGGTTTGGAAATTAGTGTCCCACAGCAAAAATTTATTGAGGAAAGTTTGATGCTGCGGGACAAGGAGAGGCAGGAAAGAGAGCGTCAGCGGCGGCGTGTCATTGTTGGGTTAACTTGTGGCTTGATGTTAGCTTTTGGATTGGCTGGGGTTGCGATGTGGCAACGGCAGGAAGCGCAACTAAAAGGACTGAATGACCAGTTAATTGCTGGTAGTTTATCTGCGGAAAAGCTGTTGACATCGAATAATGACCTTGAAGCCTTGGTGGTAGCTGTTAAGGCAGGTAAAATACTGCAAAGTTCAAAAGGAATCTCGGCGGACACAAAAATACAAACTATAGCAACGTTGTCACGGGTAGTTTACGGAGTGAAGGAGTATAACCGCTTACAAGACGATAGTAATCGGTTTATTGCTGTTGACTTTAGTCCTGACGGCAACACAATTGCCTCTGGTAATAGTGACGGGACAATCAAACTTTGGAGCAAAGAAGGTCGAGAACTGCAAACATTTAAAAGTCATAATGATATAGTTAATAGTGTTAGTTTCAGCCCTGATGGTAATATCATTGCTTCTGGTTATAGTGATGGGACAATCAAACTTTGGAGCAAAGAAGGTCGAGAACTGCAAACATTTAAAAGTCATAATGATAGAGTTAATCGTGTTAGTTTCAGCCCTGATGGTAATATCATTGCTTCTGGTTACAGTGATGGGACAATCAAACTTTGGAGCAAAGAAGGTCGAGAACTGCGAACTATCACTCTCAAAGGTCATAGCATATTTGGTAGCGTGATTAGGATTAGTTTCAGCCCTGATGGCAATATCATTGCCTCTGGTGATAGTGACGGGAAAATCATACTTTGGAGTAAAGACGGTAAAGAACTGCGAACTATTAAGGTTACGAGTGACAGTTTCACTCCTGACAGCAATACCATCACCTCCAATGGTTCAATTTACATGGCAATTAAACCTTCAAAAAAACAGGTAGCGGGAGGATTATACTTTCCTGTTGTACATCAAAGGGATGTTTCGATCATCAGCTTCAGTCCTGATGGTAATACTATTGCCTCTGGTGAAGTGAGCGGGGTAATTAGACTTTGGAACAAAGACGGTAAACAATTGCAGACAATCAAAGGTCATAGCAATCGTGTTACGAGTATCAGTTTCAGTCCTGACGGCAATACCATTGCTTCTGCTGCATTAGATGGGACAATCAAACTTTGGTATTTAGAGAATAGGGTACTGCGAAAAACACTCGAAAGTCAAAGCAGCAGTTCGGTTCAAAGCATCAGTTTAAGCCCCAACGGCAATATTATTGCTTCTAGTCAATTTAATGGGATCATACTTTGGAGCAAAGACGGTCGAGAACTGCGAACCCTCGAAAATAGTAACAGTTCGTCTAGTAATATAAGTTTCAGCCCCGACGGTAATATCATTGCCTCTGGTGATATGGACGGGAAAATCATACTTTGGAGTAAAGACGGTAAAGAACTGCGAACCCTCAAAGCTCATAGCAAATTTGTTACGAGTATGAGTTTCAGCCCCGACGGTAATATCATTGCTTCTGGTAATGATGACGGAAAAATCATACTTTGGAGTAAAGACGGTAAAGAACTGCGGACAATTAAAGGCCATAGCAGTTTGGTTAGGAGTGTCAGTTTCAGCCCCGACGGTAATATCATTGCCTCTGGTGATATGGACGGGAAAATCATACTTTGGAGTAAAGACGGTAAAAAACTGCGGATAATCAAAGGTCACAGTTCGGTACAAAGCATCAGTTTTAGTCCTGACGGCAATATCATTGCCTTTGGTGATGATGAAACAATTAAACTTTGGAGTTTGAGAAGCAAGGAACCACAAGTTATTAGAGGTCATAATAGTCGGATTACAAGCATCAGTTTCAGCCCTGATGGCAACACTTTTGCCTCAGCTAGTAATGATGGGATAATTAAACTTTGGAGCAAAGACGGTAGAGAGCTGCAAACCCTTAATGCTCCTATTAATCAGAGGGCAGACTCCCGTGTAAAAGTCAGTTTCAGCCCAAATGGCAAAACTCTCATCTCTGCGAGTTCTGAGGGTGAAGTAATACTGTGGAATTTTGACCTTGAAGATTTACTGAACAAGAGTTGCGACTGGCTGCACGACTATCTGAAGAATAACCCCAATGTTAGCAAAAGTGATAGGCGTTTGTGTGACAGCATCAAGTGA
- a CDS encoding CHAT domain-containing protein: MLVKTILLIAANPKNTSQLRLDEEVREIDEGLRRANKREQFKLEQKWAVRSRDFYRAILDYQPQIVHFCGHGAGENGIVLEDETGQAVFVQADALSSMFKLFARKGVECVLLNACYSEVQAEAISQHINYVIGMTQTIGDKAAINFSVAFYDALGSGEEVEFAFELGCSQIIGLKEHLTPVLKKKR; the protein is encoded by the coding sequence ATGCTTGTAAAAACAATTTTGCTCATAGCGGCGAATCCGAAAAACACTTCTCAGTTACGGCTTGATGAAGAGGTACGGGAGATTGATGAGGGGTTACGACGAGCGAACAAGCGGGAGCAGTTCAAGCTAGAACAGAAGTGGGCAGTACGCTCAAGGGACTTTTACCGAGCAATATTGGACTATCAACCCCAGATTGTTCACTTCTGTGGACATGGCGCTGGCGAAAACGGTATTGTTTTGGAGGATGAAACAGGACAAGCAGTATTTGTGCAGGCAGATGCTTTATCCAGCATGTTTAAGCTGTTTGCGAGAAAGGGAGTAGAGTGTGTACTGTTAAACGCTTGCTACTCAGAGGTACAAGCAGAAGCAATCAGCCAACATATTAACTATGTCATTGGCATGACTCAAACGATAGGGGATAAAGCAGCTATTAATTTTTCTGTCGCATTCTACGATGCCTTGGGATCTGGAGAGGAAGTGGAGTTTGCTTTTGAGCTAGGCTGCTCTCAGATTATTGGTTTAAAGGAACACCTGACCCCAGTTCTCAAAAAAAAACGCTAA
- a CDS encoding DUF6753 family protein has protein sequence MAVSNGNGNGAVSHLDRLLSEKPPEFQAKVLRFALDSGMKQDDPAFRLVQYIGYLAQLTETAPNDWKLLFENLQVELNEWSQLTAEQLKVQADHTENIKNLATSCNQLGTALSALNLTSQQQLKQLTSLTKLSENLSNISPRQPETLSQPLQEQLNEIQTGISLLNQKDAESVVKGWTRAIRIWLVSPISFFILFWFYSHIFPIPTPIETTESLQKILQNTDWSNAKLQRVEKSLGTNPNLRRRR, from the coding sequence ATGGCTGTAAGTAATGGTAATGGCAATGGTGCGGTATCTCATTTAGATAGGTTGCTGTCAGAAAAGCCGCCGGAATTTCAAGCGAAAGTCTTGCGGTTTGCGTTGGATTCTGGGATGAAACAGGATGACCCAGCTTTTAGACTGGTGCAGTACATTGGTTATTTGGCGCAACTCACAGAAACTGCACCCAATGATTGGAAATTATTATTTGAAAATTTACAGGTAGAGTTAAACGAATGGAGTCAACTGACGGCGGAGCAATTGAAGGTTCAAGCCGACCACACGGAGAATATCAAAAATCTAGCGACGAGTTGCAATCAGCTAGGGACAGCCTTGAGCGCATTAAATCTAACATCTCAGCAACAACTCAAGCAATTGACGAGCTTAACCAAACTCTCCGAGAATTTGAGCAATATCTCCCCAAGGCAACCAGAGACATTGAGCCAACCGTTACAAGAACAATTGAACGAGATTCAGACGGGAATATCTCTATTGAACCAAAAAGACGCGGAATCGGTCGTTAAAGGTTGGACTAGAGCTATTAGAATCTGGCTTGTCTCTCCGATCTCGTTTTTTATTCTGTTTTGGTTTTATTCACACATTTTTCCGATCCCTACTCCTATTGAAACTACCGAGTCTCTACAGAAAATTTTGCAGAATACTGATTGGAGTAATGCCAAGCTTCAACGGGTTGAGAAAAGTTTGGGGACAAATCCTAATCTTAGACGACGGCGGTAA